A genomic window from Lotus japonicus ecotype B-129 chromosome 1, LjGifu_v1.2 includes:
- the LOC130727890 gene encoding uncharacterized protein LOC130727890, translated as MYSSMKPNRRPPLPKSPIRLRSSRRPLRSSDSTSLLQTPPGSLTKSQKPLRSPDLRPEYRTISYELRALAKMVHNEFGDAGSGSENVAVGVKKNPDSLFERGRFYDEYSARRNERLKRKKGVAVEEGSVANKATKAAFGLGVNMESGKKSSTARKIGSLRKSVSAAYSMEVSETPRYMLRSMTKENKKPPLAGKFEKSVVGGEKKIGARRVGRI; from the exons ATGTACTCATCCATGAAACCGAATCGCAGGCCACCACTACCCAAATCACCAATCCGTCTCCGATCTTCCCGTCGCCCCCTTCGTTCCTCAGATTCCACCTCTCTACTTCAAACCCCAccag GATCGTTGACCAAATCTCAGAAACCGCTTCGATCCCCTGATCTCCGACCTGAATACCGCACAATTTCATACGAGCTTCGTGCCCTGGCGAAGATGGTTCATAACGAATTCGGAGATGCAGGTTCTGGTTCAGAAAACGTGGCTGTTGGTGTGAAGAAGAACCCTGATTCTCTGTTTGAGAGGGGGAGGTTCTATGATGAATACTCTGCTCGGAGGAACGAGAggctgaagaggaagaagggtgTGGCCGTGGAGGAAGGTAGCGTTGCTAACAAGGCTACTAAGGCCGCGTTTGGTTTAGGTGTTAATATGGAATCTGGAAAGAAGAGTAGTACTGCGAGGAAAATTGGGAGTCTGAGGAAATCTGTTTCTGCTGCTTACTCGATGGAGGTGAGTGAAACTCCGAGGTACATGCTCAGAAGCATGACCAAGGAGAATAAGAAACCTCCTCTGGCTGGGAAGTTTGAGAAATCTGTTGTTGGTGGGGAGAAGAAGATTGGAGCAAGAAGAGTGGGACGAATTTGA